A genomic window from Brassica oleracea var. oleracea cultivar TO1000 chromosome C8, BOL, whole genome shotgun sequence includes:
- the LOC106308236 gene encoding uncharacterized protein LOC106308236 codes for MEPAQIDWKRIDSRFVEDVFYEHLRAPKWFDFLAPNHLDTIDDDAWFCKPDCNHPKRPEDFFQTPTSSKHPSLRNTNQTPGSSTEQKQRRRGHEDSENQNPNLSTPPRSWRAALKSSSAKKMSKETPKLKSTQSARNLFSGRDIFGHISEFCYELKRLATRVTEREDTTGKIEVKETHHHQPYSVHELELKKERKPLLEVSKEKVHESTNTFKENRRRKKRVDDAENIPVCLNGETVAKMKGEECRRIKRVDDAENILTPLKLGNVKNKRHERLLQQIRTNPPSPQCFSENRTTSLKALGTTKPTEKGMVEEVVKRKEEEEQQSRDSNNKEGRGLDVLWFLKPCSMAN; via the exons ATGGAGCCTGCTCAGATCGACTGGAAGCGAATCGATTCTCGTTTTGTAGAAGACGTCTTCTACGAACACCTCCGAGCTCCCAAATGGTTCGACTTCTTGGCTCCGAATCACTTAGACACCATCGACGACGACGCTTGGTTCTGCAAACCTG ATTGTAATCATCCCAAGAGACCTGAGGATTTCTTCCAAACGCCTACTTCTTCCAAG CATCCAAGCCTGAGGAATACGAATCAGACACCAGGATCTAGTACAGAGCAGAAGCAGAG GAGGAGGGGACATGAAGACAGTGAAAACCAGAATCCAAACTTATCCACGCCTCCAAGATCATGGCGAGCAGCACTCAAGTCATCCTCCGCCAAGAAGATGAGTAAAGAGACACCGAAGCTAAAGAGCACGCAGTCAGCTAGGAATCTGTTCTCAGGGAGAGATATATTTGGGCATATCTCAGAGTTCTGCTACGAGTTGAAGAGATTGGCCACAAGGGTAACCGAGAGAGAAGATACTACTGGGAAGATTGAAGTGAAGGAGACTCATCATCATCAGCCTTACTCTGTTCACGAGTTGGAGTTGAAGAAGGAGAGAAAGCCATTGCTGGAAGTGAGCAAAGAGAAGGTCCATGAATCCACAAACACATTTAAGGAGAACCGTAGAAGAAAGAA GAGAGTGGATGATGCGGAGAATATTCCTGTCTGTCTTAATGGGGAGACTGTAGCAAAGATGAAAGGAGAGGAGTGTAGAAGAATTAA GAGAGTGGATGATGCAGAGAACATCCTTACACCTTTAAAGCTTGGGAATGTAAAGAACAAAAGACATGAGCGGTTACTGCAGCAAATAAGAACAAACCCACCATCTCCTCAGTGCTTCTCAGAGAACCGGACAACTTCTTTGAAGGCCTTGGGGACCACCAAACCTACG GAAAAGGGAATGGTTGAAGAAGTGGTGAAGAGAAAGGAGGAAGAAGAGCAGCAGAGCAGAGACAGTAACAACAAAGAAGGGAGAGGCTTGGACGTTCTCTGGTTCTTAAAGCCTTGCTCTATGGCCAACTAA
- the LOC106308237 gene encoding uncharacterized protein LOC106308237, which produces MLQLLFTIAFSAAPLTLYIPPIRCLTAFAQTMEEMEIEGRLYRGRVFARARIAWSRLLDCFFSSSPRRP; this is translated from the coding sequence ATGTTACAGCTGTTATTCACGATAGCGTTCTCGGCGGCGCCGTTAACGCTGTACATACCACCGATCAGGTGTTTGACGGCGTTCGCTCAGACGATGGAGGAGATGGAGATTGAAGGCAGGCTTTATAGAGGGAGAGTCTTCGCTCGCGCCAGAATAGCTTGGTCTAGGCTTCTCGATTGCTTCTTCTCCTCTTCTCCTCGCCGTCCTTAA
- the LOC106307420 gene encoding histone-lysine N-methyltransferase 2C-like has product MAFHVACPITCRKICDCLFGFPRSLHGKEAKDLFLDEIHSLQHLLPDPWDAGASKEGTVQIHVPKLAPSDAGVDDSVKEVVAASSVSRLGRHTVVLKKAVENHAEHSASDDFEMAVNELNEVDHDTDSASVTCPMCFLVEVGKSERAKMISCKCCGKKYHRNCLKSWAQHRDLFNWSSWACPSCRTCEACGTSGDPKKLMFCKRCDDAYHCDCQQPRHKTVSSGPYLCPKHTKCYSCGSKVPGNGQSLRWFLGYTCCDACGRLFGKGNYCPVCLKVYRDSEATPMVCCDYCQRWVHCLCDGISDEKYMQFQVDGNLQYKCSTCRGESYQVKDLEDAVQEIWKRKDIEDKELIASLRARARVVGKTGGAPVINQPGSAERKVAEKVMVSGEEEKPLRVLRIKSSRPQDSDSEELGKHSKEQSRVKAKKLVISIGPRKAGVTNPTSSCDTSKLASKSNGKNGKLQSEETASQEEQERSVLRKSSEEKRGSQSEVGTSKGEGGGDSNGGQQELQKDSKRLLKLKIKTHNPESQEREAPRIVYERSKSGKGHRSKRKRASPPPEKSAFNEDEDVSLSRDDSLLDEMLDASWILKKLGKDAKGKKVQIHEASDNTWEKGVVSEVGGGGTSKLMVTLENGKVKTVELGKQGVRFVAQKQKRTRT; this is encoded by the exons ATGGCCTTTCACGTAGCTTGTCCAATTACATG CCGTAAAATTTGCGACTGCTTGTTTGGGTTTCCTCGGAGTCTCCATGGAAAGGAAGCCAAGGATTTGTTCCTCGACGAGATTCATTCTCTTCAGCACTTGTTGCCTGACCCCTGGGATGCTGGAGCCTCAAAGGAAGGCACCGTTCAGATCCACGTGCCTAAGCTCGCTCCCTCCGATGCTGGTGTGGATGATTCGGTAAAGGAGGTGGTTGCTGCCTCGTCGGTTTCGAGGCTAGGCAGACACACGGTGGTGCTGAAGAAGGCAGTTGAGAATCATGCTGAACATTCTGCTTCTGATGACTTTGAG ATGGCGGTCAATGAGCTCAATGAAGTAGATCATGACACTGACAGTGCAAGTGTTACGTGTCCCATGTGCTTTTTGGTTGAAGTTGGGAAGAGTGAGAGAGCAAAGATGATTTCTTGCAAGTGTTGTGGCAAGAAGTATCACAGAAACTGCTTGAAGTCTTGGGCTCAACATAGAG ATCTGTTTAACTGGAGCTCCTGGGCTTGCCCCTCTTGCCGAACCTGTGAG GCATGTGGAACTTCAGGGGATCCGAAGAAGTTGATGTTCTGCAAAAGATGTGATGATGCCTATCATTGTGATTGCCAACAGCCTCGACACAAG ACTGTTAGTTCTGGACCCTATCTGTGTCCTAAACACACCAAATGTTACAGCTGTGGGTCTAAAGTCCCTGGGAATGGCCAGAGCTTACG GTGGTTTTTGGGGTATACTTGTTGTGATGCTTGTGGAAGGCTGTTTGGCAAGGGAAATTATTGTCCTGTATGTTTGAAG GTTTACAGGGACTCGGAAGCAACACCAATGGTGTGTTGTGACTATTGCCAGCGCTGGGTCCATTGCTTGTGTGATGGAATCAG CGATGAGAAATATATGCAGTTTCAAGTGGATGGGAATCTTCAGTACAAATGTTCTACTTGTCGCGGAGAAAGCTACCAG GTCAAGGATCTTGAGGATGCTGTACAGGAAATTTGGAAACGTAAAGATATCGAGGATAAAGAGCTAATTGCTAGCCTAAGAGCTAGAGCACGAGTCGTAGGGAAAACTGGTGGCGCCCCTGTTATCAATCAGCCTGGTTCTGCCGAAAGAAAAGTTGCTGAAAAGGTTATGGTCAGTGGAGAAGAAGAGAAGCCACTGAGAGTTCTCAGGATAAAAAGTAGCAGGCCTCAAGATTCAGATAGCGAGGAACTCGGAAAACACTCTAAAGAGCAGAGCCGTGTGAAGGCGAAAAAATTGGTGATAAGTATAGGCCCTAGAAAAGCAGGAGTTACAAACCCGACGAGCAGCTGCGATACATCAAAGCTTGCCTCCAAATCCAACG GAAAGAATGGGAAATTGCAATCAGAAGAAACCGCTTCCCAAGAAGAGCAGGAAAGGAGCGTATTGAGAAAGAGTAGTGAAGAAAAGAGAGGGTCTCAAAGTGAGGTAGGCACTTCAAAGGGGGAAGGCGGAGGAGATTCAAATGGTGGCCAACAAGAGTTGCAGAAAGATTCAAAAAGATTGCTGAAACTGAAAATAAAAACGCATAATCCGGAGAGCCAAGAACGTGAAGCCCCTAGAATTGTGTATGAAAGAAGCAAGTCTGGGAAAGGACATAGGTCCAAAAGAAAGAGAGCATCACCTCCACCTGAAAAATCAGCGTTCAATGAAGATGAAGATGTGTCACTGTCACGTGATGACAGTTTGTTAGACGAAATGCTTGATGCTAGTTGGATTCTGAAGAAGTTGGGGAAGGATGCAAAAGGCAAAAAGGTTCAAATACACGAGGCCTCAGATAATACATG GGAGAAAGGAGTGGTAAGTGAAGTAGGAGGAGGAGGGACATCGAAGTTGATGGTGACGCTTGAGAATGGAAAAGTGAAGACGGTGGAGCTGGGGAAGCAAGGGGTTAGATTTGTTGCTCAAAAGCAAAAGAGGACGAGAACGTGA
- the LOC106310245 gene encoding DNA-directed RNA polymerases II, IV and V subunit 11, whose translation MNAPDRYERFVVPEGTKKVSYERDTKIINAASFTIEREDHTIGNIVRMQLHRDENVLFAGYQLPHPLKYKIIVRIHTTSQSSPMQAYNQAINDLDKELDFLKSQFEAEVAKFSNPY comes from the exons ATGAATGCCCCCGACCGATACGAACGATTCGTCGTCCCTGAAGGCACCAAAAA GGTTTCTTATGAGAGGGACACGAAGATCATCAACGCTGCTTCCTTCACGATTGAGAGGGAAGACCATACCATTGGCAACATCGTCCGCAT GCAACTTCACCGCGACGAGAATGTGTTGTTTGCTGGATACCAACTGCCTCATCCTCTCAAGTACAAGATCATAGTCAGG ATTCACACCACAAGCCAGTCTTCTCCTATGCAAGCATACAACCAGGCTATCAATGACCTTGACAAGGAGCTTGACTTTCTCAAGAGCCAATTCGAG GCAGAGGTTGCCAAGTTCTCGAATCCGTACTAA